TTGAAAAATATGATGAATTGGTTGCACACATTACAGAAGAATTAGAATCATTTTCTGGTGACATGACGGTGTAATATTGACTTGCTGATTGATAACCTCGTTGCGTAGTAGTATCATTAGAATGATTGGTTGTTGATGTTGTAGTAGAATTTGAGTTATGTTCTGGTGACAAGATGTTGGACGTCGACGTAGTGCCACTTGAAGTTGGCGCGGAGAGATCCATGGCGATTTGCAATACTTTGGAacgaaataatagttttttataactgttaaaaGATTTTAGTATTGGACCtagagaattaaaaaatgacaaatcGTCAGAGCTTATGTCTGGCATATTTTTGTCTAACAAATCTACCAACTTTTTCTCAAACGCGGAGTTCTCTTGTACCCGTTCATGTTTCCTCTTCCGAGTCCATGTTGGTTTATCTTGGTCAGCCACCGGAGTAGAACTGTTTTGAGAAGAGCCAGAAATTTCGTCGTTATTTACTACGTGAGCTATTGTTTCAGATGAACTTGATTGTTCATTAATGTTGTACATAGATTCTGAAACTTCGTTTTCAGTGATACGATCAAGAAAGTTtaattctttgaaataaatgtattttgtaacGGTTTTTGCCCCGCTACCAGATGGTGCTTTTTTCATATTAGCTTTGGTTTTGAAATATCCATCTCTTGCAGATTTCCATCTTTGACGTAAAAGCttatctgaaacaaaaaaaaattggcaaaaataatattttgtgtatcACGCCTTCTCACTTGTACTTTTTATGAATCCTTTCCTACTTGGAACTTTCTACTAgttctaataattatatatatttttttcagattcTTAGCTACTGGGAACACTTACTCCGATCTACATGTCACATACAGAATGGGCGTTACTACTATAAGCAAAATCGTCAAGGAAGTTTGCTGTGAGATATGGGAAAAACTACGCGAAGAATGCATTCCTCAACCGACAACGCAAATGTGGCAACGTATTAGTGCAGAGTTTGAGATGTATGCAAACTTTCCTAACTGTTGTGGGGCAATAGATGGTAAACATATACGCATAGTTAATCCCGCAGGTGGAGGGTCaatgttttacaattacaaacatttttattctattgtCCTTCTGGCAATGTGCGATGCCAACTATTGCTTTACTTATGTCAACATTGGTTCTTGTGGGAAAAACTCTGATTCCACCATATTCCAAAACAGTGTACTATTTCAACAGTtagaaagaaataatttaaggtTACCGGCTCCAAAGTACCTGCAAGGATCTAATATTGTGGCACCTCATATAATAATTGGTGATGGTGCATTTGGCATATCGAACTATGTGATGAAACCTTATCTTCGAAATGATATGAGCCACAAACAGAAGATATTCAATTACCGTCTAAGCCGTGCCAGAAGGTACATAGAATGTACATTTGGAATATTATCAAACAAGTTTAGAGTGTTTCACACTCCAATGAACGTGAGCTTCTCCAACGCAAAAACTATAGTTAAAGCTTGTTGCGTATTACACAATTTTATCAGAGTGCGAGACGGCTACAATGGAAATGACTTATTAAGCATTAGTGGTTTGATTGACATGAATCTTCAGCCAGTTTCTAGAACAGGAAACACACTACGCGAAGTGTTTGCCGATTACTTTATATCGCCTGCTGGCAGTGTTTCGTGGCAAGACAGACAAATATTCTagaggtacctacctagtacctaTTTGAAAGAACTTATTAGTGGAATTGAATTCATTGTCGTCCTTTCAAGTATAGACTATAGTGATGATTCATAGTCATTTATGACTAATCTAATGTGTTTTTTCTGCAAGTAAACCGTTGAAGAGTGTTCAAATCATCAAAAATCCacaatcttatttttaaatccataaAGATAGTGCTCCAACAAGTAAAATTGATCAATTTACCTTATCTTACCCTACATATCGATTGAAATCTTACCCTACATATGTTTAACGACGACTTTTAtaccaacataatataaattttatattataaatgtaattgataaaaatacaaattttataaacatacctTTGTCTTTCTTTATGTAATTTTCTCCAAAGATTGCTTCTCCAACTTCTTCCCAAGCCTTATTTTTTGCGtctttgtttttgtataattcgTTCGATGGATCCCACAGCAACGGTCGAAAGCGAACTTCTTCAATCAATCGACCCGTATCGATATAATTCGCATTCATTTTGGCGACGACGGTACGCATGCGCGCGTCCGACCGGCGAGACTGTGCAACGCACACTGAACACAATGACTCCTCGCCCGCACGCGGTTGAAAAGCGCGGCTGAATTGCCGTCAACGCGGGCCATCCGCGTGACTATGTAATGATCCATGAGACGCAAAGCTCGTGGCCCGCGACGCTTACCAACTGCGCTGGCGAAAGCGTCACTGTAAAACCACACTTAGTTacctatgtgcgttttaattgctaaaatatCACCAGAAAACCGTAATACGAGTATCTGTCTCGGGTAAAatgctgtatttttattatttctaattaataaaaatagttttttgttttttttgtttaatttttaaggatattttttgtatactttctctaattatttaatttatagtttttaccTTTTACCCGATAAGTGGATAAAATGTTTACATCAAGACTTGCCATCATTacgataataattatgtatactTACTGTTTATCACACTCAATAATAattcatcaataaatataatcggactcatttactattattaattcCCCTCTACGAAGGTATATTTATATCGTCGCTCTTTTGTAGTGAAACCTACTATACAGCGACTTATCAAGCCGTTTTTCATTGTCTCGACCGAGTACTTAGGTATGTCAAGGCAAACTGTTGGACGAAATGAGACTCAGTGAAGGTAATGATTGCATTTGACAggtattatatacctacctacgttttatttactattcAGGGCAACATGCCATGCAAAGTTGCAAGTATAGGCTATTTCGTTAATAGGTTTATATCCTTGGCTTTAAATTGACCATGTTTACCTACATTTAATGCGAGATTAGTAGTTAGGTACCTAGTACGCTCGCGATCGTTTTCGATTATCGACACTGTAacgtaaaaacaaaattgtactTATGAAATTATACTAATTATGCCCGTTTTCTTATAACCTAGGGaccgccttaatcggatgcctagtgatttaggcgattcacagagaaaaaaaaaaacgtttcacgaaatcTTATGTGATGACTAACGatgttaggcgccatctaaaaaTACAACACCAATTCGGCGGAAAGTTTAgaggactcgtaaactgacactttcTTTTAATAACCTAAAATCCATcggaaaagttataaatatgataatacaaacaaaaaaatacctccACCTTGtgacaagaaccatagacaagtcaGGTTATAAGAGTTGAGTAGTGAAAATCGTGAAGAAGATAAAGTCACAAATTCTGGGTTTAATATACTGTATTAAACCCAGAATTTGTGactttatgcccgttttcactaatgacgAATACgccaatgcctaagtaagtaacgtctaatcaaagaagataCCTAGGCATACATTAATGTACTTTTCACCGATAGATACAATAAAtgaacaaaagtgacgtttgacagtagtgattgcaagatttacgcttgtcgcattgctgtcgcgagatacgtatcACCCTGCGGACCCGACGGTATACGGTAGCCCGGTGATGCTTGCTACACTTACGCGAGTGCACTTGCCGTTGAAATCGTGTCGGTGTATAGGGACCTTTACATATTGTAGGTACCATTCATGATACAGTATCCATAAAGAAGATAAATAACTACCAATTcaagtaggtatatacctatCTATTTACGAACATGATTCTCCATTCTTGAGATAATTGTTATACCTACAGCTACatttttcattgcttaaaagtTATAGCCTAAGTAATCTAACCTGCACGTACGATGTATTTAAAGGCTCTATTCATATGCCATACTGTACACGTACTGTGTGTATAGCGGTGATAAACTAGTACTAGTTATAGTCAAGTAGGCTCTATTCGTATcccatcatcatcgtcatcaacatcATCGAAAAAAATAACACGAAGAAAGAAGGTCAAAAAGCTCTCATAAAATTTTCAagcacaaataaatttaattggccCAGTTTTGGATGAGAAAACAGGGAATAGGTACGAAACGTcgatattttcaaatttttaaaggTAAAATCGGTGTGAACGGTTATAGTCAACGCGTAAATACAGGCTTAACACGACGACGGCCGGCAATagattttcaaaatacttaCCAATTTGTCTTAGCATCGTCTAAACAAGGATGGGTCGAGGGGTCATAATGCAACCAATCAACAGGAAGGAtagctaataataattatcgagGCCTTATATTAACTAAATAAGCACTTTGCGGAAGTCTTTGACATATCTTCAACTTATAGCAGATTGCTATAAAATTTAGCAGGTAGCATTCAAAAAGCGATATAACTTTCAGTTTATACAGAAACCGAGCGATATTATGAGATCCTGTTTTGCCaaataaaatacagtaaaaGCCAGAGCCCGGACGCCTACAATTTTTCCACATAAATCAcgcgactttaaaaaaaaagtaaaacctGTCGAACGCTTAGCACTCCTACTCGATAGATACCTATCTATAATCACGAAAACTATACAAATAGGCAGAtatgtattttcttttcttatgTTAACCCTCTTCAGATAAAACTAACAAACCGACACTATCTTTGAAGGGCTGCCATTGTACTTATGGCCTCGGATTGGAGGTATTTAGTTCAATTACAGAAACAGGGTTGTTGTTGAGAGAACACTTGCAATTAATAACAATCGATAGGTTATCattgtactaatattatattatgggtACCTATCATACCTACCTACATGATTATGTGAAGGCAACGACCTATACCGCCGGTCCCAAAATAAAATTCTGCTGAAGCATAGAAATTCGACCCACGCCTTAGAATCTACCCAGTGCTACCTACCTATAAAACCTATCCATAAATCTATGTACCAACATAAACAGTTTTTtgtatactaatattgtaaagagTGATTTGTTTGTTAGTAAACGACAAACTCTGAAATTATTGAACCTATTTTACCAAGTATTTTATCCGGAAGTAACAAAggctaaatattatttaaattgaattggaTGAAAATAGAAAGATACCCTATTGAATTCATATAGTATCTTTTCGACCATAATCCTTTTTTTGACTGACAACATTGAGTGCTTGACACATGATAGAAACACTTCATGACTTTTGATTGTTGTTATCAAAAAAGTGATAAAGTTACAAGACTTTTGTTACGAAACGGATACAAGAGTTAGATTAAGATAAGCTCTTCTTATCACAAAATCTGAAAGCAATAAACTGACTGTCTTATAACTGTTATCTAACATATAGATATTGTCCAAACGTTAAACTTAAGTCTTTTATGACTTTTTGTTATGGTGttctttatcatcattatttatcccactgctgggcgctGGTCTTTATTGGGAGAGAGGATAACAACCATCAACCCGCTGGGCTGCTCAAAGGTTAACAAACTCCAACTCATTACCATTCTACGGGTACTCAAAAGTGATCACTGCACTGCAGCTGGGAAATGGCCTTCACCTCCGTCTAAGAAATTGTCTAGCTCAATGTATATAATACTTTCTCAGTGCCGTGTTGTGTAGTGACGGCAGGTCagtatacagttgtcaccatcccccTCTTCCTGGGAGTGTACATAGTACGAGGCCACTAAGGTAATAAAACAGAGAGCGGGCAACAGAGTCTTCTGTGTTATTACCATTATCTTGCGTGGTGATGATGGGAAAGCCCTTCCGTTGGGtgaggtccagcagtggactgttgctATTAATGAAATCTGCATCGTCTTGCATCAATATCCTCAAAATCTTCTCATCAATCATTGTACAACATTATGGTGATGACTCTGATTTGACGTCCTTCACATTTGACGCTTGTGGtccttaatatttttgcatagcaGGTATACTCTACACTGTACTACATATATATCGTGCAGATTCATGGCGCggatacgaaaaaaaaaacagtttatttctTAAAGACTACCTGTTTTTCCGCAATAACATAAAAAACGAACTTGATTCTGCCGTCTCGTAATATACCGTTACAGTTGTGTATATGCCCTGACTGCtcgtaaaatatttttggtaataCCTTAATATTTTACGAGCCGTCGGGTCATATTCACAATTAggtaagcatttttattttttataacactttttattaatacGATTGGCACACGGCACACGCTAAGTAGTGTATTTAATGGGCAATGGGATAACTCTAGAATGCGTATGCATGATATACAGAATCGATGGAACAAATTTACCTACATaggtgtcatcatcatatcaatcgattgacgtccacGGCTGGATCCATGTATTTAAAAGTCCAAGGTTTTGGGCCGCTAGTTTCAATCGGTTTCCACCTGCTCGTTTAACTCGTCGACCTCGTTCTAGTTTCGTTTtttggggtcgccattccagcaccttgggaccccaatgcCCATCAGTTATGACAGCTAGTGCTCCACCCATTGCACCTGCAGCTTCGCGATTCGTttagtaactctagttcttctacggacttcctcatttctgatttgatttgaaGTAGATATACTCCAAGCACAGCTCTCTCTATCGCTCGCTGTGTGATTATCTTTATCCAACGTAAATTCTTGGTCgatgtttaaacattaaaatctgCGTCTTTTTAACACTACTAAGATACCGGTACACTACACTACATAACACGGTACGCACGTAAGTGAATCGGTGCGGCATTTACGGGgtcgtaatattttattttaaattattatactaagTATAGATAAGTACTTTACATCTCATAATCAGTTACTTACGCATACTTACAtggaagttatttatttaaataaaatatattattttatgaatacccATAGAATTACGCGAGGAATAATAATTAacgacatttaaaataaagcaCTGAGAAACTATTTTAACGAAATACTCTTTCTTTCACTTGCTTAGCCACCACGGAGAATTTGACTTCTACAGGGAAGAATGTTATGAACTTTAAGGTTTAATCCAAAATCAGCACCATATAGCTTAGGGCATTATACAGAGCCACACATGCCTTAACAGCACACGTATACAGAATAAAAATCTGGCCCTCCTAatcttaatcatcatcatatcaacccattaccggcccactacatggcacgggtctcctcccacaatgagaaggggttaaggccgtagtccaccacgcaggcccagtgcagattggtggactccacatatctttgagaacattatgtagaactcactgGCATCCAGGTTTCaccacgatattttccttcaccgtcgaagcaagtgatattttttaattatttaaaacgcacagaacATGAAAAGTAAGGCGGTTTgtgctggcattcgaactcggccccccgaaagtcaagGCGAAGTTATATCCACTGGCTATGACCGACTCAATcttaattaggtaggtataaagaATGCCTTCGCCCAAGCTTGGGACGCAGCCAACTTTTTATCCTGTTAAttacaaaaagtatttacaaAAACTGGAATAACAAGGTATAATCAGGTTAATTAATGTTTCACGAAGGTTcgaaacagtaaataaaaaatgtactgCACTAAATATTTCaggaaaaatacaataaaaaatcgcCTTCTCAATAACTCAACCAGGAAACCAGATCTATTAAAAATGACTTTTTGTATTGTATGTACACCATCAAATTATTCGCAACTATTTTATAGTACAAAACGCAAAGCACAATTTGAATCagataattccttcatttaaaAAACCCTACCCTCAAGAGTAAGTGTAAAAGTACTGAGACTTTTATCACAAAtagtagattttaaaaataaattgtcgaATTAGCAAtgctataattttatatacgaTTGGTTgccatttttaaattcaagatAAAATAGTAAACAAACACAAACATTAGAAAGTtcataaatatacctacctgcTAACCTAGAATTGGATAGCAAATCGcaactttaatactttaattcTGGCTGCAATTTAATATGATTTGATACTGACCCCAGGTTCCTTAGCAGCCATCGTGTAAGTTTATTTCGGTTTATTTAACTtccacttttattattttactgtttttttttaatatgcgcgaaacataataatattgacGTACTCGTAAATACGTTGCGCTTACATCGAGGCGAGCGCACAAATAGCGACCACGGACACAACTAAGTACTGACAGGTtacctttataattattatcgcGATTGTCAATCGTGCTCTCTTGGTCTCAGTTGGAATCGGCTATTAACAAGCACCTCGATTTTTGTTTTACGATCCGAGTCAAGAACGAGTAACGCTAATACATAAATATCCGTTTTAAACGactacaaatattaatttaaatcaaacttatttttaacGTTATCGTGTATATAATCATGTCTTGCTTGGCACCCCCTTTCTAAATGTAGAGAATTTTGAACTGGGTGCTGCACGCTTTTTCAATTGTTGCTTGTTATTGCGAAAATGTAAGCAGGCTGAAACGATTACTAACATTAGGTACTCTCTTCTTTTTTCGTCCGTCCTGCTGCTATTTACTTTGCTATTTACTTctttaaatctaaattatttttaagttacaaaaaaggaggagattttgtatgtttgtaagcTCAGAACTCGTCATTTATAAACCGTGTATACTtcccatgtggtcccatttttACCGGGTCAGGATCAGTTGGATGATTCTACAAAACCCCTTGTCttggagaaattgagggaactcaTCCGATATTTTAGagacacctatagcgatttaAGTAGTGAACCTAATGATGAAGCCActgatggccaccggaactacacaataataagtattaaactgGTTGCGCTTCGACTATGGTATacagtaggtaagcaatttatgctcgacacaataaaggagctgatgggagaactcctcaagaaTTAACGCTCGACTtcgggaaaaaaaatattttgtagaaggttatgatcagttgacatttggctattataactttGATGTCTTCACATCTTTCCACTAAAAAgagagaaatattttttttgacaaaaagacCCGACGttattatacaactaaaaagcaagaaatattttctacagcatttttaagtcggtgccaaataaaatgtagaaaataactggtattttccttgctactatataaaaaggaatacgatgTATATGATCTATAaaacatagtaactttctacattttacctGGCACCGacgtaaaaatgttgtagaaaatatttatttattgctttttagttcaaagtcaaagtctttgtccaatttttttttatatatattattttatattaaccaAGTAGCTGATGAATAAAAGCACGTCGCTTTAAATCGGATTTTATTGGAATCCTATGCTTATAATAATGATGCTAATGGTTATTATAATCAGCCTGTCAACGTTCCACTTCTGAGCCCcagcctcctctctcataggactTCCTAGGAGACAAGTCTTTAGAGCATGACCGCACGACGCTGCTTCAATACTGGTTGGTGAGCTTTAACAGCACCGGTTCCGAGGTCCGAGAGCAAGACGGTGAACAACACACATTTCTTATTCCGGgcttttactattaaaaaggGTAACGCTAACCgcagtgggtaagagctcgacttcatattcgggggggccgagtttgaatcccagcacgcatctctaactttactaagttatgtgcgttttaagtaattaaaaagtatcacttgcttcgacggtgaaggaaaacatcgcgagggaacctgcatgcctgagagttctacataatgatctcaaaggtatgtggagtccaccaatccgcaatgggccaacATGCTAGACTAAGGCCTTAacttcttctcattgtgggaggaggcccgtgccctgtagtggaccggtaatggttcgatatggtgatgatgatgactattaaaaaaataaacttattaggGTTCATTTTCTAACCCAATTCCTAACAAGTTCTTGgaccgacccgggaatcgaaactaGAGTCCCATGATCCATAGTTGAACATGCATACCACAAGACCACCGAGATAAGTAAGAGTTATAACTGCTTCGTTGTAATAATGAAAGTCATTTTCCAACAGTTAGTGTCATACTACAAAGGTAACAACGAGTTTCAGATAAAAGTTACTTTCTTGAATTAAACATGCAGTGAGCTGTTCAATCAGAACTCAAGCATAACAATATAAGTGAGGGGATATCCGGATTCACATCCGCAACTGTCTtgcgtaatttaaaattatgatgaaCTGACATTGTTTTGAATATcactgcaataaaataaaattcatgtgTCTATATGGAGTTTCTTTTTATCACATTACAAGTTAGCGTATGCATTACTATTCTAAGTTTCCTCACCAGCAAGGTGATCCGTATATTTAGCCCCACTAACCTAATTACTCTAAATATAGTTTGATATTTTATGaccatgaaataatatttagaataaTCTATTTGGagtataattttattctgtCTTCTTAAGGTGGTAATAGGtaatagccacggccgaagccggcCAGTACGGCTAGCATTTACCAACCCTGACATCTattgatggacgttggggtatGAAGGTGTTGCAATGGTGACACCGCATCGGTAACCGAATATCTGTATACAACTGCTTTGTGAGAAGCGTAATCGAATATGCATCAGTTATATGGTCTTCGACCGACCGTACCGAGCGAATCCAACGACGCGATGCTGCCTCAGAACTTTGGCGTGGCGTATTAGAAAATATCCTAGTAGGTACGTAAGCTCGTCACATGTCATGGCTGCATTTATACACgcactagctgttacccgcgatttcgtctgcgtttgattttgtttttgatgtggcattaaatttagttgtagatctaaaaaaaattaaagtattcagtattgctaagccttaaatgaggggtttgatgctgtccgctgaggagttctgtcctctatctccaaccacagtttgggcaaaattaaacacatattctaatctctatagtacaaaaataattattgaaatcggttataatttgtcggagttatggtgaaaaattgtcaaacactcatcccacaaaggaaccgagcttaatgtcgggataaaaaatatcctatattacttctaacacttccaagaatatgtgtacaaagtttcatgaggatcggttaagtagtttttgtgtgtaagtgtaacaaacaaacttacattgacgtttataatattagtagcatGTGGTGAGTGTTTTACTTATTGGTTTACAGTTTTATGtgttaaatatgttaaaaaaaaaatctcacccAGCACTGATTGACGCACGTTTGGAAATAGCatccaaataatttatgtgtaatataaaAAGGCTCAAAGTCACATAGCCGGCGATGGGAAGAGCTATGTTAGAAGTTTCTGAACTAATCAGATATGAGGAAATCCTCATAATAGAAAGAACTAGAGGTACAAACATAGCTCAAcgtgtcgcgaagctgaagtggcaaaaggcagggcacatagctcggagaaccgatggacgttggggcctCAGGGCGGAACTACGCGGTAGTTTATTTCAGCTCGGCAAGAAATTTGGAGACTACGTGGTAGAAAAATATCATACAACAGTCAGCCTTTGCTATGACCATAGGCCTACGTATGTCCGGATTTTGGTACTCATCGTAAAATTTTTCGCTAATTAAAATCATTACAAAGCAGTAAGAATAAGATTAAAGTACTGCAATGCAATTCTGCAATACGCTGCAATCTATAACAGCTTATATAATAAGTACGTACCTACATATTGCTATATTGCGATAGTCTTCCTTATCTACGTATGTCCATTTTCCTTAATGCGTATTTAATGCTCTATGGAAGATTTCCAATCGATTTTGTctaataaatctttggaatattttcattttaggaGCCTAACAATAAAGTAGATATCTCTATCTAactcataattatttaaaactcatatttatcttttttaaatccatctaacatttggaataacaatataaaatatgtagacAAATAGCAATAACTCAC
The sequence above is a segment of the Pararge aegeria chromosome Z, ilParAegt1.1, whole genome shotgun sequence genome. Coding sequences within it:
- the LOC120636026 gene encoding uncharacterized serine-rich protein C215.13-like, translated to MRTVVAKMNANYIDTGRLIEEVRFRPLLWDPSNELYKNKDAKNKAWEEVGEAIFGENYIKKDKDKLLRQRWKSARDGYFKTKANMKKAPSGSGAKTVTKYIYFKELNFLDRITENEVSESMYNINEQSSSSETIAHVVNNDEISGSSQNSSTPVADQDKPTWTRKRKHERVQENSAFEKKLVDLLDKNMPDISSDDLSFFNSLGPILKSFNSYKKLLFRSKVLQIAMDLSAPTSSGTTSTSNILSPEHNSNSTTTSTTNHSNDTTTQRGYQSASQYYTVMSPENDSNSSVMCATNSSYFSNQTLPVNESMSSTTTQQGYQTANQYDPHSTVNNSVQQSCEEIQHFPNIASENDNFY
- the LOC120636025 gene encoding protein ALP1-like, with the protein product MRLLVFIILYYLWKKRQRRRRIQVHPYNATRLLRGAFSTSFADLREHSDKFFKHFRLSITTFNELLCKIEHNLKRSSLRRAPIEPVEKLAITLRFLATGNTYSDLHVTYRMGVTTISKIVKEVCCEIWEKLREECIPQPTTQMWQRISAEFEMYANFPNCCGAIDGKHIRIVNPAGGGSMFYNYKHFYSIVLLAMCDANYCFTYVNIGSCGKNSDSTIFQNSVLFQQLERNNLRLPAPKYLQGSNIVAPHIIIGDGAFGISNYVMKPYLRNDMSHKQKIFNYRLSRARRYIECTFGILSNKFRVFHTPMNVSFSNAKTIVKACCVLHNFIRVRDGYNGNDLLSISGLIDMNLQPVSRTGNTLREVFADYFISPAGSVSWQDRQIF